The following DNA comes from Acidobacteriota bacterium.
ACAGGTCTGGCAACTGCCCACCGGACATCCCATTCGGAGCCCCTTCGATATGTCCCTGAGACGGTCTGATTCCGCAATTTCCCGGTAGCCATCACGAGGAACTATGGCGATGGGTTCCGCTTCCCAAAATGGGCACGGCAGAACGGCCCCGTTTGGGCGGATGAGGAGAAGTCTGCCGGGAAACGAGCACCCGTTGAGCAGTTCGTGGAGGGTTCGACGCCAGCTATCCGCACCCTGGATTCCGGAACTGATCAACCAGATCTTGTGTGTGATCTTTCCAGCCACCGACCGCCGTGTGTTTGGCTCCGGGTCCATTGCCGGGTATGCGCTCAAGCGAAGGCCGCGCGAGGTCGCTTCACGCGCCACACGCCAGAGCTCTTCCATGAGCTCTGCTCGCTCAACATAGCTGAGCAGTTCGCCACGGTTGTCGACACCTTCGGTCGGGACAACGAATCGGACGTCGATCTCATGCGCTCCGATTGAAGCCGCAAAACGGGGCAGCGATCTCAGCTGGTCCCGGTTCGACCGCATCCAGGTAAATGTCACGCGCAGCTCGGGCTGCGGACGTGATCCAGCGGCTCGGACCC
Coding sequences within:
- a CDS encoding radical SAM protein, whose product is MRHRHLELILDLTSRCNIRCTMCCFSSTDLLRFRPYDLEPGANGDMSGAVFRTIASDLLPLTHTLGLGCSAEPLLHPDFSRWLRTCHGHRVPNIWLQTNLLALTEAKARAIVENGVRTVAVSIDGTTRQTYEKIRAGASWQRLHSRLDLLKRVRAAGSRPQPELRVTFTWMRSNRDQLRSLPRFAASIGAHEIDVRFVVPTEGVDNRGELLSYVERAELMEELWRVAREATSRGLRLSAYPAMDPEPNTRRSVAGKITHKIWLISSGIQGADSWRRTLHELLNGCSFPGRLLLIRPNGAVLPCPFWEAEPIAIVPRDGYREIAESDRLRDISKGLRMGCPVGSCQTCHMKKDAFFRPFVKENAGFAGVR